Part of the Lytechinus variegatus isolate NC3 chromosome 16, Lvar_3.0, whole genome shotgun sequence genome, TTTAGATTTTCATCGAACATTCCCAGATAACATTCACTTCAGCAACGATGCCTAGTACAGCAAACAAACAGCCTTGTCTAACGTTCTTGTAGAATTTGCCCTTCGTCAACCCGAGGTCGGTTACTGCAAGGTTACAGCCCttgtaaccttttttttattctacatcttttaaaaatcttctccatcaaatttttttcagatctttatCGTACATTCCCAGATAGCATTCACTTCAGCAATGATGCCCAGTACAGCAAACGAAGAGCCTTGTCTAACGTCCTTGTAGCATTCATCCATCGGCCCAAGGTCGGTTACTGCTCCGTTACAGCCCTTGTAACTGGGCATATTTGACATCTTTTCCTCAATCTTTTCAATCtatccattttgtttttcagaTCTTCATCGAACATTCCCAGATAACATTCACTTCAGCAACGATGCCCAGTACAGCAAACGAACAGCCTTGTCTAACGTTCTTGTAGCATTTGCCCATCATCGGCCCGAGGTCGGTTACTGCCAGGGTCTCAACTTCATTGTCGCCCTCATGCTGCTTGTCTTACAAGACGaagagaattgtttctttttactGCTTCAGTTAACGACCAACATATTGCCAGGTATTTctttagattttgatataaaacactTAAAGAGGAAGTTCACTCAGActaaaaagtttattgtaaaaaatagcagaaaaaataataaagaaaagtaTTGGTAAAGGTTTGAAGAAAGTCCATCAAAGTTTAAAAAATTTATTAGAACTtcagttttggatttgtgatgtcggATGTGAGCAGCTTTCCAAGAATCAGGAAATAgcaaaacataagaaacatacaatatacactgtacatgtgaacaaaatgttgttattttttggcttcccataatttgaGCAAAGACCAAGTTCAGTCTGAcatcagaatatgggccacaGACTAATATGTAGGAATTGCCCATACATGAAATGTCAGTAGGTGTCAGCGTAGATGGCTCAGAAGAGGAGGTTAGACATGTTCTACGAGTTACAGGATAATTGCATGAATTGTAGATGACTGCATATTTGTccctaacaagtggaatgttCCCGGTATCCAATATAATCTTTATATTTACCGGTTAGAATAGGAGCAAAGACATTCTCTGCGAATTAGGGGATAGTTGCATGAATTGTAGATGAATGCATTATTGACCCTAACAAGCAGAATATTCCTGGTATCCAACATGATTTCATCTTTTCTGGTCACTATTTATTCAACCGTGTATCACAGAAAGATATTGCACAGAAAGTTTCGTATATGAGAATTTGACAGATTCTGGCGCATCATGCAATATGCTCTTTGTGTTGTGTCAGATTTTGGCGCATCGTGCAATACGCTCTGCTATAGGCACATCATTTTCATGTCCTATAAAAGGCTCTTTATGGATAataatatttactatttttttccagatTACTATGTACCTCACATGAGTGGCTTAAAGACAGACCAGGAAGTACTTGGTGAGCTGATCAAAGAGAAATGTCCTGACGTAGCCAGGCATATGGAGAAAGAACAGGTTCCTTGGTCAATACCAACCACCAAATGGTTCATCTGTCTCTTCTTAGATGTACTTCCCGTGGAGGTGagtttttgaattttgaatcaGAATTGTTCCACTTTGACATCAAACAATGTaagaaattatgataaaacaaagCATTTATTAATGGTTCATCTGTCTCTTCTTAGATGTACTTCCTGTGGAGGTGAGTTTGACTTGATtgattgagattttttttacctgattgctattaaagcatgaatgcttgtaatcaagcaaccagaggaccgatggctgaaggtcctctccgaaggacctggtaatgaggattaatgccttaccataGGGCACCAATTTGGAATTGAACCCGGGTCAACGGCATACGaatccccgctctaccgactgagccatCGTGCCTCCTtctgaatttgaattttaaattgtTCCACTTTTACATCAAACAATGTAAGAAAGTATGATAAAACAAAGCATTTTAACAATAAATCCCATATTTCATGTGGGACATGGAAACACAATGCTCAGTATTAGGCGAAACAGAGTAATGTCTATTACACTTTAAGCACAGAAACCTCCCATCTTACTACTAGAAGAGAAGAGGTAAAAGAGATGGAAACAAGAAGAGAGAGAATGGAGAGAAATAGGTACATGTAAAAAGGGAAATGCATTGCTTTCGTTCCCCAGTCCTTCAACATGGTTTCTATGCACTTGGcctactagtactagtagtagtctAATTTTTAGATTGTCAAATACCATCATGGCTAAAGTCACTTGGTCTACAATTAGTTTggtataattttcatttcatccaaCTATCACTTGGTCCtagacaccattctcactacctgtgtagtgagaacggtcgaagtgatcttggaagcgatcttgcaaaccggttcagaaaaccaacTCGGAGTATAGTTTTCTAGATCGGTTTTCCtttttaaactggttttagcataagtgaggacacaaccgattttcgggaagcgatcttcacacattttgagcgggctactccacacgacaggtgtagaatgcctacgctgccgTTTCAAATTTTGCGCAATACGTGTCAACCCACGgagagcatttccatagcaacaagttCGCTTTATGTGAAgtaattttgaaaaccactttcttgtgatcaagtttgaacaatagcaaagcgatcttccaaactggtttcctgaatcggtgtccagtaaactagttttagaaagagTAATGAGAATGGTCTTTTACATTCCTCCTTTTTTATCATGTTGTCAAATGAACATTTGGTTTATAAACAGTCAACTTAATCATGTGCACTAAAGTTGTACTAGACCAAGTGGACATTAGACAAGATGGGTATTAAGATATACTTGAAATCTCTGGTTACGATCATGAGAATTTAGATATACTAGACAGTGCTGttcacattgtttccaacttttcTCCATCACCAGACGGTACTAAGAATATGGGACTGTCTATTCTACGAAGGTTCCAAGATCCTTTTCAGAGTCTGCCTTTCACTTATCAAAAGAAACGAAGAGGAGATCATCAGAGCCACCAACATTTCAGCGCTCGTCGATGTCTTCAAGAAGGTCACAGCAGCATCCGCAAATATCGACTGCCATACATTCTTAGAGGTAAGTACTATTCAGAAACACCTCGGTAGaaattcttgtatttttttgttgaaacaaGCGTATGAAATAGATGAGGGCAACCGGCAATTTTTCCCTCATCACAGCTCAAATCGGAAGTgttgtggtgtagtggttcttaACTCTCACCTTGCCATCTGAGGCTCATGTGTTCAAATCCTTCCACGGCTTTGTGTCCTTTGTTgaggcatcaatccacactaTGCCACCCTCCACCCAGGTGtaaaatgggtacccggtaggatgcaaaGCCCAATAGTATATTAAAagcaattgagtcttgaaaGTCTTGTAGGAGTCGATCTAATTTTGATGGTTCTTCGACTTTAAGACCTACCATTTTGTAGTTTGCACCCAGCGgagcattttatgaaataagttaTAAGTGATTTCAACTGAATGTTGTTAAAAACTACTGCAAATCCTCTCTTCTGGTTGACTAAAAGCAAATTAGCCATTGAAAATCACTAACAaaagttttcatgaaatgctcccctggagGTGTCTGTTCTGCATGTACTAATGAGCTCCCTAACCTTTCtgttcaattttatttaaaatacaGGAAGTATTCCAGAGCTCACAGCCACTGAAGAGAGGGACTATAGAGAAGCTCCGCTACCTCTGCAGACAAAGAGTTGAACAAGGGCcataggtcaaaggtcaaaattaTATCAAGGACATCCTGCCAGTATACAACTACCAAAGGTCAAAGTGATTGTAAGGGAGAAGGAGATGTTTGTTTTTCGTGATTGATGCTTATCAGTGATTGTGCTTGCCAAGATGGCGATGATGACCCAACTGATCAGGTGACCTACATGTGATCAGGTGACCTACATGTGATCAAGTGACCTACAGTTGCTCAAAATCTGTGCCATGTCAATGGGATGATGAGGAACTTATCTTGTGTCAAAGGTCAAATTGAAAAGAAGATGATGACCCAAGTGATCCGGTGGCCTACAGGAGCTGTAAGTCTGTGCTGTGTCAGTAGGATGGTGAGGAGGTTAAAGGTCATCTTGTGTCAAAGGTCAAATGGAAAAAAGGAATGATGATGATCCAAGTGATCAGGTGACCTATAGGAGCTCAAAGCCTGTGCCATGTCAATGGGGTGGTGAAGAAGTTAAAAGTCATCTTGTGTCCAAGATCAAATTGAAAGGAAGATGATGGCCCAAGTGATCAGGTGGCCTTCAGGATATCAGGTGACCTGCAGGTGATTGGGTGACCTACAGGAGCTCAAAGTCTGCCATGTCAATGAGATGGTGAGGAAGTTGAAGCTCATCTTTGGGTCAGAggtcaaattgaaataatgaatgTCTTGTTACACGACCGGTGGGACGAATAGGATATGTCATTATTTCACCTACTTCCTTCAGGAGAGTTTAAGACCTCTCAAAATTGTCCATGGAAGTTACAGCCTTTCTTCTGATGAAAAGGTCAAATGGgtaggtcagaaggtcaaatgGATATGCTGTTTGTGGAAAAGTACGAATTGGCATAAATGAAATTTCAGACAACTTCTAAAGTCACTACTACCTTGCATCATGTCAGCACATTTCTAATGAAgactcgtcttacaaagagttgcgattgatccaatcaatcctaactctatggaaatccatcagtgtcataatttttctacaggaaatttgaacaatgtcctttataaacaaagagaagcacagtgaattttcaagacaaaAAATTAATGCATGAGTATGCATCATAgttgcaaaatattttgaacaaacgttCATAATAGTtgctgacgttgctggccgtccatagttgtgattgatcggatcaatcgcaactctttgtaagacggggccctgctGATATAAAGGTCAAATATGCTGTATGTCAGTCTTGTATGTGACATTGTAGAAAGGAATCGTTCCTTGTGATTTCACATACAAAGTCAAAGCTCGTCTTTTGTGTGTGACCTCTGAATCaagtacaaaaaaatatcagtcttgggtcccttcttacaaagacttgtaattgatctgatcaatctcaattacatggaaatccaacaatgtcatcataattttcctccaggaaatttgcacagtGTTCTTTTGTAAACAGAAAAGCACAATGCATTGTCAAGACAACGAtggatgtatgaatatacaacaTTCctagaagatttttttataagaCATGCATTTTCGATGATGGTGTTGCTGGCTTTTCATAGccgtggttgattggatcaaatgAAATCTGTTTGtgagacggggcccagatcagCACATGCCAAACTGAACTACATCTTAGACCCTACTTACACATGGGCTGGATTAACCAAATCAGCCTCACGCCAGCGTTAAGCCGCTTCCAAAAAATTGCGAAGTGTGTTTGCACATAGCAGAAAGGTCGGCTTGATGCCGCCATGAAGGCGCCTTGACAAACACCCATTTATACTTAgtcccgaattcacaaaggtggtttcgaaAACTCacagttgagtccatggtttatgtagatttcttgtttaaattacgcctaatttagcgcgtatcgggcgcgtgtataaaaaatgcccgatgctgatgcgcgcttttgtcacagtgcgccaaattgacgcctgttgccatggttatatacgctattttattcatgagtccactgttttgagtaatgagtccactcttcaaactgtgaactcatgaataaaatagcgtggataaccatggtaacaggcttcaatttggcgcactgtgacaaaagcgctcatcagcattggacatttcttgATATGTgtggtaaaataagcgtaatttatacaggaaatctacataaaccatggactcaaccatgggttttcaaaaccacctttgtgaattcgggccatatgGTTTGGCAGCCAGCGGCAGGGCCACTTGAAAGCGTGTGATACCGAGGTAATACAATTGAGCTAGATGATGACGTATCCCAACTATTGCGCAAGCCAATGACCACGTGACTCCCGAAAACCGACCTCAGTCCGCTTTGTGTTTACACATACGAGAAAGCGCCTTCACGCCGTCTCAAAGGCGCCCTCAAACCACCTCCAGAGGTGGACCGAAATCAAGGTGGCATCAGTCTACTTGACTGTGTGttaccacatacatgtatgtgcaaggTGGCGTGAGACCGGCCTCACGCTGCTTTCACTTGTATGTGTAAATGAGGTCGATGTTACAATTTTAAGTCATGGAGCTTAGCTTGTCTGAGAATTCAAAATTGGTTGAGAGTttgaatttacaatattttgattagttaAGGTCACATTTTAACCTCTTTAATGCCTAAcatatgatgaatatttttgtcactATAGATTTTTAAGacacatttgttttgtttaaggTCATACTCTAACCTTGATACTTGTcttaataaatattattttaaaatcacTATTCAACAAATGTATAGTAAAAAACAAAGTATTATATTCACATCTACTTTATGTTGCATCATGTTTGCAggtaaattattatcattatactcATTTCTGAATCAGTTTAGATTAATGCACTTTTGAGAAAACCACTAGCTCAGGTAGCAGTAGTATTGGACACATCTCAATAATTCAGTGATGTTGCATTTTATTCATCAGGAATTTCATGATCAAACACAGAACAATTGGTCACACTGTAAGGTCACTTTGTATCCCATTTTGTGAAAATCATTTCTTGATATCTCTAATATTATGCCTACAATTTACTCTCTTTTGTCTACATAtcattacctacatgtatatgtactcAAAGAGAATTACTTTGGTGAGAAGGAAAAATATCTTTTCCTTTTTAGGGCAATGATTATAAGTTTTTTAAGCTATTAGTTCAAAGGCAAATATTCCTTCCTGCTTAATGTTGTCATATCACACTACTgatatcataaaatatatataaaagataTTTACCCCTGAAGTACAATGATATCAACCCAACTAATATTCATTCATATAACAAATTCGGGCTTGATTTAAAGTGGCAGTTGAATTGAACCAACTTAGGTCCAATTTGTCAGACAATACATTCATAACTCTGGGAATgctattaataaaaaaagatcttCACCAATAAAGCACGGGGATGGGGCAGGCACAgtaaaaatgcaaaacataTAATATAAACAACTTTATGACATTCTTGGCTTCCTGTAATAGTAGCACAGAACTTGAACATGGCCTATTTGATACGGACTTCAGTTCAGAATACTTTAAATAAAGTATCGTTTGAATACCATCATACTGCAGTAATTTTTTGTATACAATGAAGCATGGGGCATTCGTTCTGATTATTTTGATCACTCTAACTAACAGATATACATGTGTCACTATCTATAAATGAAACCAAAACCTGTCTGGTGCAGACTtccttttgtaatttattttagATGACAATCGTGTATCGAATCAAAGCAGACTACCTCTTAATGTATCAAAACTCAAGAATGCCAAGAAAAGGAGTATAAAGTATTCTGTGATTTCTTTAACGAGTGCCAGTATtgtctctttttctttat contains:
- the LOC121429952 gene encoding growth hormone-regulated TBC protein 1-A-like, whose translation is MAEGPAAAAAATGNSTREEREDLLLYRSEIDGYGFKRPDDFDYETYEEFMKQYLSVLARRAKKWEIVIKGSQKVKKSRKMKRYIRKGIPSEHRGTVWMMVSGALKLKKKNPGLYQHLLDAPKDPDIVEVINIDLHRTFPDNIHFSNDAQYSKRTALSNVLVAFAHHRPEVGYCQGLNFIVALMLLVLQDEENCFFLLLQLTTNILPDYYVPHMSGLKTDQEVLGELIKEKCPDVARHMEKEQVPWSIPTTKWFICLFLDVLPVETVLRIWDCLFYEGSKILFRVCLSLIKRNEEEIIRATNISALVDVFKKVTAASANIDCHTFLEEVFQSSQPLKRGTIEKLRYLCRQRVEQGP